The following are encoded in a window of Magnolia sinica isolate HGM2019 chromosome 11, MsV1, whole genome shotgun sequence genomic DNA:
- the LOC131218788 gene encoding transcription factor bHLH18-like, whose amino-acid sequence MEISSAGWFSEMGIEEPTFIHQSDMNSLDHLTTQQLANALGENFHPSFSSESYQSYPPFTPRNNTTFSCSSMEASQAGPDRPMKQLRTNSWNSRTTADQHVSTPEASPPPNLLSFCNQGSPSNHQQMYGNLVSGPQVKPKDETASPRTSTVPTDILISQGSFLNQSYGSIASQGQKRVSIGAAKPPSHTQDHIIAERKRREKLSQRFIALSAIVPGLKKMDKASVLGDAIKYVKQLQDRLKTLEDQTVKKTVESVVFVKKSQLSGDDDLSSSDENFEGLADEPLPEIEARVSDKNILIRIHCEKRKGTLVNTLAEIEKLHLSVVNTCVMPFVNSALDITVIAQMEEDYCMTTKDLVRNLRSAFSKFM is encoded by the exons ATGGAAATCTCATCAGCCGGATGGTTTTCCGAAATG GGAATAGAAGAACCCACATTCATCCATCAGTCAGACATGAATTCTCTAGATCATCTTACAACACAACAACTAGCAAATGCACTTGGAGAGAACTTCCACCCCTCATTCTCTTCAGAAAGCTATCAATCCTACCCACCCTTCACCCCACGAAACAACACCACCTTCAGCTGTTCTTCAATGGAGGCTTCTCAGGCAGGCCCTGATAGGCCCATGAAGCAGCTAAGGACCAACAGCTGGAATTCCCGCACGACCGCTGACCAACACGTATCAACCCCAGAGGCTTCTCCTCCTCCCAACCTACTTTCCTTCTGCAATCAGGGCTCACCCAGCAATCATCAACAGATGTATGGCAATCTTGTAAGCGGGCCACAGGTGAAGCCGAAGGATGAGACGGCATCTCCAAGAACTTCGACGGTCCCCACTGATATCTTGATTTCACAAGGTTCATTCCTAAATCAAAGCTACGGATCCATTGCCAGCCAGGGACAGAAGAGGGTGAGCATTGGAGCAGCTAAGCCACCTTCACATACTCAAGATCACATAATAGCGGAGAGGAAGCGTAGAGAGAAGCTTAGCCAACGATTCATTGCTCTATCGGCAATTGTTCCTGGCCTAAAGaag ATGGACAAAGCTTCTGTTCTTGGAGATGCGATCAAGTACGTGAAACAGCTGCAAGATCGATTGAAGACATTGGAGGATCAAACCGTGAAGAAGACGGTGGAGTCGGTTGTCTTCGTCAAGAAATCCCAGCTCTCCGGCGACGATGACCTCTCTTCGTCTGATGAGAACTTTGAAGGGCTGGCCGATGAGCCGCTCCCGGAGATTGAAGCGAGGGTGTCTGACAAGAACATACTCATAAGAATCCACTGCGAGAAACGGAAAGGGACGCTCGTGAATACGCTTGCAGAGATTGAGAAGCTCCACCTTTCCGTCGTTAATACGTGCGTCATGCCGTTTGTGAATTCTGCTCTCGATATAACGGTGATTGCTCAG ATGGAGGAAGATTACTGCATGACGACAAAGGATCTCGTGAGGAATCTTCGCTCTGCTTTCAGCAAATTcatgtga